A genomic stretch from Anser cygnoides isolate HZ-2024a breed goose chromosome 30, Taihu_goose_T2T_genome, whole genome shotgun sequence includes:
- the LOC136787565 gene encoding olfactory receptor 14C36-like, which yields MPNSSSVSEFLLLAFADTRELQLLHFGLFLGIYLAALLGNGLILTAVACDHRLHTPMDFFLLNLALLDLGCISTTLPKAMANALWDSRAISYQGCAAQVFLFSFFISAEYSLLTIMSYDRYVAICKPLHYGSLVGSRACAQMAAAAWGSGFLNAVLHTATTFSLPLCQGNALDQFFCEIPQILKLSCSDAYLREDGALVFSVSLVFVCFVFIVLSYVQIFRAVLRIPSEQGRHKTFSTCLPHLAIVSLFVSTGMFAYLKPPSISSPSLDLVVALLYSVVPAAMNPLIYSMRNKELRDALRKVFGYMLLHH from the coding sequence atgcccaacagcagctctgtgagcgagttcctcctgctggcattcgcagacacgcgcgagctgcagctcctgcacttcgggcttttcctgggcatctacctggctgccctcctgggcaacggcctcatcctcaccgccgtagcctgcgaccaccgcctccacacccccatggacttcttcctcctcaacctcgccctcctcgacctgggctgcatctccaccactctccccaaagccatggccaatgccctctgggactccagggccatctcctatcaagggtgtgccgcacaggtctttttgttttccttctttatatcagcagaatattcccttctcaccatcatgtcctacgaccgctacgttgccatctgcaagcccctgcactacgggagcctcgtgggcagcagagcttgtgcccagatggcagcagctgcctggggcagtggctttctcaatgctgtcctgcacacggccactacattttccctgcccctctgccaaggcaatgctctggaccagttcttctgtgaaatcccccagatcctcaaactctcctgctcagatgcctacctcagagaagatggggcacttgtgtttagtgtttctttagtatttgtttgttttgttttcattgtgctgtcctatgtgcagatcttcagggcagtgctgaggataccctctgagcagggccggcacaaaaccttttccacgtgcctccctcacctggccatCGTCTCCTTGTTTGTCAGTactggcatgtttgcctacctgaagcccccctccatctcctctccatccctggatCTGGTTGTGGCATTGCTGTACTCTGTGGTTCCTGCTGCCATGAatcccctcatctacagcatgagaaacaaggagctcagGGATGCATTGAGGAAAGTCTTTGGatacatgcttcttcatcatTAA
- the LOC136787566 gene encoding olfactory receptor 14C36-like, which yields MMTMTVMVIACPAAVVPPTLASHPILIVQHDGCEPNASKQQMSNRSSITEFLLLAFADTRELQLLHFGLFLGIYLAALLGNGLILTAVACDHHLHTPMYFFLLNLALLDLGSISTTLPKAMANALWDTRAISYQGCAAQVFLFVFLILSEFYVLTIMSYDRYVAICKPLHYGSLVGSRACAQMAAAAWGSGFLNAVLHTATTFSLPLCQGNAVDQFFCEIPQILKLSCSDAYLREVGLTAVSFCIGVGCFVFIVLSYVQIFRAVLRIPSEQGRHKAFSTCLPHLAVVSMTVSTGLFAYLKPPSISSPSLDLVVSFLYSVVPPAVNPLIYSMRNKELKDAVRKIFLYMLLHHQE from the exons ATGATGACGATGACCGTGATGGTGATTGCCTGTCCCGCAGCAGTGGTACCCCctaccctggccagccaccccatattgattgttcagcatgacggcTGCG AACCCAATGCCTCTAAACAGCAGATGTCCAACAGAAGttccatcaccgagttcctcctgctggcattcgcagacacgcgcgagctgcagctcctgcacttcgggctcttcctgggcatctacctggctgccctcctgggcaacggcctcatcctcactgccGTAGCCTGtgaccaccacctccacacccccatgtacttcttcctcctcaaccttgccctcctcgacctgggatccatctccaccactctgcccaaagccatggctaatgccctctgggacaccagggccatctcctatcaaggatgtgctgcacaggtctttctgtttgtcttcttgattttgtcagaattttatgttctcaccatcatgtcctatgaccgctatgttgccatctgcaagcccctgcactacgggagcctcgtgggcagcagagcttgtgcccagatggcagcagctgcctggggcagtggctttctcaatgctgtcctgcacacggccactaccttttccctgcccctctgccaaggcaatgctgtggaccagttcttctgtgagatcccccagatcctcaagctctcctgctcagatgcctacctcagggaagttgggcttACTGCTGTCAGCTTCTGTATAggtgttggttgttttgttttcattgtgctgtcctatgtgcagatcttcagggcagtgctgaggatcccctctgagcagggccggcacaaagccttttccacgtgcctccctcacctggccgtggtctctaTGACTGTTAGCACTGGcttgtttgcctacctgaagcccccttccatctcctccccatccctggacctggtggtgtcatttctgtactcagtggtgcctccggcagtgaaccccctcatctacagcatgaggaacaaggagctcaaagatgcagtgaggaaaatatttctatacatgcttcttcatcatCAAGAATGA